Proteins encoded together in one Juglans regia cultivar Chandler chromosome 9, Walnut 2.0, whole genome shotgun sequence window:
- the LOC108994409 gene encoding ubiquitin-like modifier-activating enzyme 5: protein MEAELKELLHDLESLNQSLPDPSHRASIDKLRLRVEHLTSLEMSGPVRRLKVQDMSAEVVDSNPYSRLMALQRMGIVENYERIREFSVAIVGIGGVGSVAAEMLTRCGIGRLLLYDYDKVELANMNRLFFRPDQVGMTKTDAAVQTLSDINPDVVLESYTLNITTVQGFETFMSSLKNKSFCPRKEGSGVDLVLSCVDNYEARMAVNQACNELNQTWMESGVSEDAVSGHIQLLIPGETACFACAPPLIVASGIDERTLKREGVCAASLPTTMGVVAGLLVQNTLKFLLKFGHVSPYLGYNSLKDFFPTMEMKPNPQCSNAACLERQEEYFLAKPARDAALKAKMEAEDLSATEVSLHADNEWHISVVDDNELDSMGAASTDALPEGLVRELPSADEPQKLPGSEPPLTSIDDLEDLRRQLDALNSN from the exons ATGGAGGCAGAACTGAAAGAGTTGCTGCATGATCTCGAATCTCTGAATCAATCGCTTCCCGATCCTTCTCATCGTGCTTCAATTGATAAG CTACGATTACGAGTAGAACATCTCACAAGTCTAGAAATGTCAGGACCCGTTCGGCGTTTGAAAGTTCAG GATATGAGTGCAGAGGTGGTGGATAGCAATCCTTATAGTAGGCTAATGGCACTTCAGAGGATGGGAATTGTGGAGAACTATGAAAGAATACGGGAGTTCTCAGTTGCCATAGTT GGAATAGGTGGCGTCGGAAGTGTTGCTGCTGAGATGTTGACAAGGTGTGGTATAGGTCGACttttattatatgattatgACAAAGTGGAGTTAGCAAACATGAATAGGTTATTCTTTCGTCCAGATCAG GTTGGTATGACAAAGACAGACGCCGCTGTCCAAACTCTCTCAGACATAAATCCTGATGTTGTGCTGGAG AGCTATACACTGAACATCACCACGGTGCAAGGTTTTGAAACGTTTATGTcaagtttgaaaaataagtcATTCTGCCCAAGGAAAGAAGGTAGTGGAGTGGATCTGGTCTTAAGCTGCGTGGATAATTATGAAGCAAGGATGGCTGTCAACCAG GCTTGCAATGAACTGAATCAGACGTGGATGGAGTCTG GTGTATCTGAGGACGCTGTTTCTGGTCATATTCAGTTGTTGATACCTGGTGAAACTGCCTGTTTTGCATGTGCACCTCCTCTG ATTGTGGCATCAGGAATAGATGAACGGACACTAAAGCGTGAAGGGGTTTGTGCTGCCTCTTTACCTACCACCATG GGAGTTGTTGCTGGGCTTCTTGTCCAGAACACACTTAAATTCTTGCTTAAGTTTGGACATGTTTCCCCGTACTTG GGATATAACTCTCTTAAAGACTTTTTCCCGACCATGGAAATGAAACCGAACCCTCAGTGTTCAAATGCAGCTTGTCTAGAACGACAG GAGGAGTATTTCTTGGCTAAGCCAGCCAGGGATGCTGCACTCAAGGCAAAGATGGAAGCTGAAGACTTATCTGCCACAGAAGTCTCGCTTCATGCTGACAATGAATGGCACATAAG TGTTGTCGATGATAATGAGCTGGATAGCATGGGTGCAGCTAGTACTG ATGCTCTTCCAGAAGGTCTTGTTCGCGAGCTCCCAAGTGCAGACG